A genome region from Armatimonadota bacterium includes the following:
- a CDS encoding GAF domain-containing protein, translating to MKANKAISGPKADPTLFPKVSQLVATSESLDDILQYIIEEAVLVCDASRGFLAIADHERGDLDVRYTAGISWTEEVRLGRLKVAEGTGRGITSHVAATGKPYRSADVLKDPYYRMYFDDVRSEVAVPLVDKHSRTRGVINIESTRLDAFDERHEATVLGLANLAAIAITVDELRARESALIQIGKELNGLSDMAAILQKVIEVAAEALKFEDCSLFLYDRASSKLILRASRGPLGKKIGDASYDVGEGLTGWTAEQQQPIRVQNPKKDPRWRGRFEELPSKEVGAFMAVPINSHSGILGVLRVQRKKSPYKWFPNDFTEDDERALSTISVQLGIALDNARLLDQLVKTERMAAWGEMSARSAHMIGNRVFAIKGDVNELEYILQQASIDAGASLKLSESIKKGIFLLEEILNEFREFVKATQLDLEEVDLNVLVTEAIEEGFPKRSQTKLKKKLAQGLPIVMADPKKLIRCFTELMENSVNFMPDGGEIKITTGFADAKSKKWLRPNKQSGNYVQITFEDKGPGVETDQKPKIFDPFYTSRAKGMGLGLSIVKGIVDAHDGVIFENGKPGKGAKFSILIPYES from the coding sequence ATGAAAGCAAACAAAGCAATCAGCGGCCCTAAGGCCGATCCGACTCTTTTTCCCAAAGTCAGCCAACTCGTTGCGACCAGCGAATCACTCGATGATATCTTGCAGTATATTATCGAGGAGGCTGTGCTTGTCTGCGACGCGAGCAGAGGTTTTCTTGCGATTGCCGATCATGAGCGCGGGGATCTTGACGTTCGCTACACGGCAGGCATCAGTTGGACAGAAGAGGTCAGGCTGGGCAGGCTAAAAGTTGCTGAGGGCACAGGCCGGGGCATCACCAGCCATGTTGCCGCTACAGGCAAGCCGTATCGCTCTGCAGATGTCCTTAAAGACCCCTATTACCGCATGTATTTCGATGATGTGCGCAGCGAAGTCGCCGTGCCTCTAGTCGACAAGCATAGTCGCACGCGCGGTGTCATCAATATTGAGAGCACACGCCTGGATGCTTTTGACGAACGTCATGAGGCCACTGTGCTGGGACTTGCTAACCTGGCAGCTATTGCGATCACAGTCGACGAACTGCGGGCGCGTGAGTCCGCGCTGATTCAGATTGGCAAGGAGCTTAACGGCCTATCTGACATGGCCGCGATACTGCAGAAAGTGATCGAAGTGGCCGCAGAGGCGCTGAAGTTCGAGGACTGTTCGCTGTTTTTGTACGACCGGGCGTCGAGCAAACTGATATTGCGAGCCTCTCGCGGTCCTCTGGGCAAGAAGATAGGCGATGCGTCTTACGATGTCGGTGAGGGTCTGACTGGCTGGACAGCGGAGCAGCAGCAGCCGATACGCGTGCAGAACCCGAAGAAAGACCCGCGCTGGCGCGGACGGTTTGAGGAACTGCCATCTAAAGAAGTCGGCGCGTTTATGGCCGTTCCGATCAATAGTCACAGTGGCATTCTCGGTGTGCTCAGGGTCCAGAGGAAGAAAAGCCCGTATAAGTGGTTTCCGAACGATTTTACGGAGGATGACGAGCGTGCTCTATCAACCATATCGGTGCAGCTTGGCATCGCATTGGACAACGCCCGGCTGCTGGATCAGCTCGTCAAGACTGAGCGTATGGCCGCGTGGGGCGAAATGTCCGCGCGTTCTGCCCATATGATCGGCAACCGTGTCTTCGCGATAAAGGGTGACGTCAACGAGCTGGAGTATATACTCCAGCAGGCGAGTATAGACGCCGGTGCGTCCCTTAAGCTCTCTGAGAGTATTAAGAAAGGCATATTCCTGCTTGAAGAGATACTTAACGAGTTCCGTGAATTCGTTAAGGCTACCCAGCTCGATCTCGAAGAGGTCGATCTCAATGTGCTGGTAACAGAGGCAATCGAAGAGGGCTTCCCCAAGAGGTCCCAAACAAAACTTAAGAAGAAGCTCGCGCAGGGCCTGCCGATAGTGATGGCAGATCCGAAGAAGCTCATTCGCTGCTTTACGGAACTGATGGAGAACTCGGTCAACTTCATGCCCGACGGCGGCGAGATAAAGATCACGACTGGTTTTGCCGATGCGAAAAGTAAAAAGTGGCTCAGACCGAACAAACAGAGCGGTAATTACGTCCAAATAACGTTTGAGGACAAGGGTCCCGGCGTCGAGACTGATCAGAAACCGAAGATATTCGACCCATTCTATACGTCCCGCGCCAAGGGGATGGGATTGGGTCTTTCGATAGTCAAAGGGATTGTGGATGCGCATGACGGTGTTATATTTGAGAACGGCAAGCCCGGCAAAGGCGCCAAATTCAGCATCCTGATACCATATGAGTCATAA
- the folE gene encoding GTP cyclohydrolase I FolE codes for MNQERVEHLVRELLTELGEDPNREGLLDTPRRVAESYKFLLKGYDADIDEIIKDAIFTQSTNNMVVVRDIEVYSLCEHHMLPFFGRCHVGYISKNNVIGVSKIARIVDCFARRLQIQERLTNQIARAIKDSIGAEGVGVVIEAQHLCMMMRGVEKQNSLMTTSSVLGSMHDSVATRSEFLALISKQRRD; via the coding sequence TTGAACCAGGAAAGAGTTGAACATCTGGTCAGAGAACTGCTTACGGAGCTTGGTGAGGACCCCAATCGCGAGGGCCTGCTCGATACTCCAAGAAGAGTCGCCGAGTCATATAAATTTCTGCTTAAGGGATACGACGCAGATATAGATGAAATTATAAAAGACGCCATATTTACTCAGAGCACAAATAATATGGTCGTTGTGCGGGATATAGAAGTCTACAGCCTCTGTGAGCATCACATGCTGCCGTTCTTTGGCCGCTGCCATGTAGGCTACATATCAAAAAATAACGTCATAGGCGTCAGTAAGATTGCACGCATAGTCGACTGCTTTGCAAGAAGACTCCAGATACAGGAAAGACTGACAAACCAGATAGCGCGCGCCATCAAAGATTCGATAGGCGCGGAAGGTGTTGGCGTCGTGATCGAGGCTCAGCACCTGTGCATGATGATGCGCGGCGTCGAAAAACAAAACTCGCTGATGACAACATCGTCTGTGCTGGGAAGTATGCACGACTCCGTGGCGACAAGATCTGAATTCCTGGCTCTGATCAGCAAACAAAGGCGCGATTAG
- a CDS encoding response regulator, whose product MCKILVIDDEEAVRQVVKRRLERDGYSVDTKDSQEVGINAISSKNPPYDIVVTDMVMESPSSGLEVLQAALSHDVFTEVIVLTAYGNVANAVECMKRGAFDYVEKNIPGVDVFEILSLKVAQALERRKMSLATLRKIEQYTKS is encoded by the coding sequence ATGTGCAAAATACTTGTAATTGACGATGAAGAGGCCGTCCGGCAGGTCGTAAAGCGCAGGCTGGAGCGTGACGGATATTCAGTGGATACCAAGGATTCTCAGGAGGTGGGTATAAACGCGATATCATCAAAGAACCCGCCGTACGACATAGTAGTGACCGATATGGTGATGGAGTCGCCGTCCAGCGGCCTTGAGGTGCTGCAGGCTGCGCTTTCGCACGATGTCTTTACGGAAGTGATCGTGCTTACGGCCTACGGCAACGTGGCGAACGCGGTCGAGTGCATGAAGCGCGGCGCGTTCGATTATGTTGAGAAAAATATACCGGGTGTGGATGTGTTCGAGATATTATCTCTCAAGGTAGCCCAGGCTCTGGAGAGGCGCAAGATGTCTCTTGCCACACTTAGAAAGATCGAGCAGTATACGAAGAGTTGA
- a CDS encoding metallophosphoesterase, translating into MSRKIIVCVLLLCIIYATGAFATDLTVFSVSDTHFTKNAIASDLCKAGIQAMNTLPGMPYPTEFGNTAVSTPSAVLACGDLCDGGSAKWGWATDTPECNSKVNYQDEWNGFDYYFPPKGVLGDYNRLKYPTYATAGNHDWWRYRGWDHGTSCYVANKLKARYCSNCNSAEGNVCYSFDLDGIHFASLGRYPDQHVIDWLKSDLAAVGPYKPVVLFQHYDFKSPNKWWKDCQRKSLADVVDGYKIIAILHGHSHNAKHYTWNGYDIYDDGTLSMKGDIGVLHITDSYVDFAEYRVTCDNNGNLTGGSWQWSYRKSR; encoded by the coding sequence ATGTCCAGGAAAATTATTGTTTGTGTCCTGCTGCTGTGTATTATATATGCTACCGGAGCCTTTGCGACAGACCTGACTGTGTTTTCTGTGTCTGACACGCATTTTACAAAAAACGCGATAGCCAGCGATCTGTGCAAGGCAGGAATTCAGGCAATGAATACCCTGCCCGGCATGCCGTATCCAACGGAGTTTGGGAATACGGCGGTCTCGACACCCAGCGCCGTGCTTGCCTGTGGGGATTTGTGCGACGGTGGTTCAGCAAAATGGGGTTGGGCAACTGATACGCCGGAGTGCAACAGCAAAGTCAATTATCAGGATGAATGGAATGGCTTTGACTACTATTTTCCGCCCAAAGGGGTCTTGGGTGATTATAATCGTCTGAAATATCCCACATATGCTACCGCCGGCAATCACGACTGGTGGCGATACCGTGGCTGGGACCACGGCACTTCCTGCTATGTTGCCAATAAGCTTAAAGCCCGCTACTGCTCCAACTGCAATAGCGCGGAGGGAAATGTCTGCTATTCATTCGATCTGGACGGCATTCACTTCGCCTCTTTGGGGCGTTATCCTGACCAGCATGTTATAGATTGGCTTAAATCGGACCTGGCGGCTGTCGGTCCGTACAAGCCGGTCGTTCTTTTCCAGCATTATGACTTTAAGAGTCCAAATAAATGGTGGAAAGACTGTCAGCGTAAATCCCTTGCAGATGTGGTCGACGGCTACAAAATCATTGCAATACTGCATGGCCATAGCCACAACGCAAAACACTACACATGGAACGGCTATGATATATATGATGACGGCACTTTAAGCATGAAAGGCGACATCGGCGTGCTGCACATTACCGATTCCTATGTGGATTTCGCCGAATACAGAGTCACTTGCGACAACAACGGCAACCTGACAGGCGGCAGTTGGCAGTGGTCATATCGTAAGTCACGCTAA